The following coding sequences are from one Cryptococcus deuterogattii R265 chromosome 1, complete sequence window:
- a CDS encoding glucan endo-1: MAPIIETAITLLAIAGSVAEAKPLRTPGRHAPPGVADVLASSKRSLHSLLARYYGTAHGLSKPPSLPTKRDTSLPEGWSTFGCVAESYDERLLQGFAFSSSSLTPLLCVTECAKLGYTMAGTEYGDECYCGDNFEGNGGGMASSSVCNMPCEGDTSEVCGTSWYLNLYTYNSSALPLCTGATSTVSAAVEETSSLLSTYYSYSESSITATATISSGAIETAGSVTDNVSGDAASATASTTSSAATATSTYPIHEDSDDSSDWYALGCGLDSEDRLLSSYFIRLDNMTVDSCLTICEDRGYMYGGLEYSDECYCGNSLPSSTSYDSNRCDMSCAGDSEDTCGGTWAIELFKLISSPSSTYVDSMSTDSATTTLVTSTDTASATSVASIINSASAVTVTSGYASEAATVTESTTTSVSVIAPTSTTSTESTASAASTSVPSSSSTHQVWAHYMVGNTYPYTASNWASDISAALTAGIDGFALNMGSDDWQPARIADAYSVAASTGFKLFLSLDMTVLSCSSSSDAASLVSIVQKYASATAQATHEGKILVSTFAGSDCAFSWQTDFVDALSSAGIDIFFIPSIFSDISTFSSNTWMDGELNWNSGWPMGTNDITVASDDAYMAALGSKEYMPAVSPFFYTHFGANSWNKNWLYRSDDWLYCTRWEDIIAMRDSVKMTEILTWNDYGESSYIGPIDGALPAGSETFVDGFTHTALYSLTYYYATAFKTGAYPAITADEIIMWARPHPHDATASSDSIGRPTGWSYTDDYLYAVAMTTDAATVTLTSGSTTETFSVSAGLTKLKIALSAGSISGSISRSGNTVASYDAGSTFTYTTSPTTYNFNYFVGSSSS, encoded by the exons ATGGCTCCCATCATTGAAACTGCCATCACTCTTCTAGCGATTGCTGGAAGTGTCGCAGAGGCTAAGCCCCTGCGTACTCCCGGTCGACATGCGCCCCCCGGTGTGGCTGATGTCCTCGCTTCATCTAAGAGGTCTCTTCATAGTCTTCTTGCCAGGTATTACGGAACTGCTCACGGGCTG AGTAAACCACCTTCACTTCCTACCAAACGTGATACGTCATTGCCGGAAGGCTGGTCAACCTTTGGTTGTGTCGCCGAGTCTTATGATGAGCGTTTACTACAAGGTTTTgcattttcatcttccagccttacccctcttctttgcgTCACCGAATGTGCAAAATTAGGATATACTATGGCAGGTACCGAGTACGGCGATGAG TGTTACTGTGGCGATAACTTCGAAGGTAATGGCGGTGGcatggcttcttcttccgtctGCAACATGCCCTGCGAGGGTGACACAAGTGAAGTATGCGGGACCAGTTGGTATCTTAACCTTTACACGTACAATTCTAGcgcccttcctctctgTACCGGGGCTACCAGCACGGTTTCTGCCGCTGTGGAAGAAACTAGCAGTCTTTTGTCTACGTACTACTCGTATTCCGAATCCTCTATAACCGCCACTGCGACGATATCCTCAGGCGCTATAGAGACCGCCGGATCTGTGACCGACAACGTCTCTGGTGATGCCGCTTCAGCGACCGCATCGACTACCAGCTCTGCAGCGACAGCCACTTCAACTTATCCCATACACGAGGACTCTGATGATTCTTCCGACTGGTATGCGCTTGGCTGTGGCTTGGACTCTGAAGATCGACTTCTATCGTCGTATTTCATAAGGCTTGACAATATGACTGTCGACTCCTGTCTCACAATCTGCGAAGACCGTGGATACATGTATGGAGG CTTGGAGTACTCCGATGAGTGTTACTGTGGAAACTCGTTACCTTCGTCCACAAGTTATGACAGCAATCGATGCGACATGAGCTGCGCTGGGGACTCTGAAGATACTTGTGGTGGTACTTGGGCTATTGAACTCTTTAAACTCATCTCGTCACCTTCAAGTACATATGTCGATAGCATGTCCACCGACAGTGCAACTACAACCCTTGTTACTTCAACTGACACTGCAAGTGCCACCTCGGTCGCGAGTATCATAAACTCTGCTTCCGCAGTCACTGTTACTTCCGGATACGCCAGTGAAGCAGCTACTGTCACAGAGTCTACGACAACGTCGGTATCTGTCATTGCTCCCACAAGTACGACTTCTACAGAATCCACCGCTTCTGCAGCGTCAACTTCTgtcccctcttcttccagcacCCATCAAGTCTGGGCTCACTATATGGTCGGTAATACCTACCCTTATACTGCTTCAAACTGGGCTAGCGACATTTCTGCCGCTTTAACGGCTGGTATTGATGGATTCGCACTTAACATGGGTTCAGACGACTGGCAACCCGCCCGTATTGCAGATGCGTACTCTGTTGCCGCTTCCACAGGCTTCAAGTTATTCTTGTCTCTTGACATGACCGTTCTCAGCTGTTCGTCATCTTCGGATGCCGCAAGTCTTGTCTCTATCGTTCAAAAGTACGCGAGTGCGACCGCTCAAGCTACCCACGAGGGCAAGATACTCGTCTCCACCTTTGCTGGTTCAGATTGCGCTTTCAGCTGGCAGACAGACTTTGTAGATGCCCTCTCGTCTGCTGGGATTGACATATTCTTTATTCCTAGTATCTTCTCCGACATCAGtactttctcttccaacacTTGGATGGATGGTGAGCTCAACTGGAACTCTGGGTGGCCGATGGGAACCAATGACATCACCGTTGCCTCGGACGACGCGTACATGGCCGCCCTTGGCAGCAAAGAGTACATGCCCGCTGTGTCTCCGTTCTTCTACACCCACTTCGGTGCCAATTCCTGGAATAAGAACTGGCTTTACCGATCCGATGATTGGCTCTACTGCACTCGATGGGAAGATATTATCGCCATGCGTGACAGTGTGAAGATGACGGAAATCCTTACTTGGAATGATTACGGAGAATCATCGTACATTGGTCCTATTGATGGTGCTCTTCCTGCAGGCTCTGAGACCTTCGTTGACGGTTTCACACACACTGCTCTCTACTCTCTCACCTACTATTACGCCACTGCGTTTAAGACCGGTGCATACCCGGCTATTACAGCAGACGAAATCATCATGTGGGCTCGCCCTCATCCGCATGATGCGACTGCCTCATCCGACTCCATTGGCAGACCGACAGGCTGGTCTTACACTGACGATTACCTGTACGCAGTAGCCATGACTACCGACGCTGCTACTGTGACTCTTACATCAGGTTCTACCACCGAAACGTTCTCTGTCTCAGCCGGTCTCACTAAGCTCAAGATCGCTCTGTCCGCGGGTTCCATCTCTGGTTCGATCTCTCGTTCAGGCAACACGGTCGCTTCCTATGATGCAGGCTCCACCTTCACGTACACTACTTCGCCCACCACGTACAACTTCAATTACTTTGTTGGATCTAGCTCTTCATAG
- a CDS encoding threonine aldolase: protein MPIASSKPSAEITLDVGGQANVDQLHRVSRDFRSDTITIPTDAQLLCSLKATRGDDVYGEDPSTAALEKRIAKLTGKEAAMFAVSGTMTNQLAIRTHMKQPPHSVITDWRAHVHKMEAGGIAMFSQATTHQIVPENGLHLTVEDIEPALQLGTNIHIAPTKLICLENTLSGIIFPQEEIVKIGEMAKKHDIGMHLDGARIWNVAADVIAKRGLNPNKEEDLQAVLTELIAPFDSASLCLSKGLGAPIGSALVGSKEFIDRAKWFRKAFGGGIRQAGGIAASADYAITHHFPRLVKTHELASRLEQGLRELGCDILAPVHTNMVFFQPKPIELPLDAVMARLAALPEPIIIGRERCVVHHQICPQAIEDFIGCIAEMKKEKEENGECKVTTLGQEEKDKLYRFVGPETNDETSEAELRKKAALGY from the exons ATGCCCATAGCTTCCTCCAAGCCCTCAGCAGAGATAACCCTTGATGTTGGTGGACAAGCAAACGTCGATCAATTGCACAGGGTATCTCGCGACTTTCGTA GTGATACCATTACTATTCCTACAGACGCTCAGCTCCTTTGCTCTCTAAAAGCCACgagaggtgatgatgtaTACGGTGAAGATCCTTCAACGGCGGCGCTTGAAAAACGCATAGCGAAACTCACCGGTAAGGAGGCTGCCATGTTTGCAGTCAGTGGCACCATGACCAATC AGCTGGCCATCAGAACACACATGAAACAGCCACCGCACAGTGTAATCACTGACTGGCGAGCACATGTCCATAAGATGGAAG CTGGTGGGATTGCTATGTTTTCTCAGGCAACTACCCATCAGATTGTACCGGAAAATGGTTTACACTTGACCGTGGAGGATATCGAGCCGGCTTTGCAGCTGGGCACCAATATTCACATTGCTCCTACGAAGCTTATTTGCCTCGAGAATACTTTGTCTGGCATAATCTTTCCGCAAGAGGAGATCGTGAAGATTGGGGAAATGGCAAAGAAACATGACATCGGCATGCATCTTGATGGCGCGAGGATCTGGAACGTGGCTGCCGATGTTATCGCGAAGAGAGGACTGAATCCCAATAAAGAGGAGGATCTCCAGGCTGT TCTTACCGAACTTATTGCTCCCTTTGACTCGGCGTCGCTCTGCCTCTCCAAGGGCCTAGGTGCACCGATCGGTTCGGCATTGGTCGGTTCTAAAGAATTCATCGACCGCGCCAAGTGGTTCCGCAAGGCTTTTGGGGGAGGTATCAGGCAGGCTGGTGGAATAGCTGCGTCTGCGGATTACGCTATAACGCATCACTTCCCAAGACTTGTAAAGACACACGAACTTGCATCGCGACTGGAGCAGGGGTTGAGAGAGCTGGGGTGTGATATCCTAGCGCCAGTGCACACCAATATG GTATTTTTCCAACCTAAACCAATTGAACTCCCTCTCGACGCTGTCATGGCCAGGCTGGCCGCTCTTCCTGAGCCCATCATTATCGGTCGTGAACGTTGCGTCGTCCACCATCAGATTTGCCCGCAAGCGATTGAAGATTTTATTGGCTGTATCGCcgaaatgaagaaagaaaaagaagaaaacgggGAGTGCAAGGTTACCACGCTAGggcaggaggagaaagacaAATTGTATAGGTTTGTAGGTCCGGAAACCAATGACGAAACGAGCGAAGCCGaattgagaaagaaggctgCTCTGGGATATTAA
- a CDS encoding 4-aminobutyrate transaminase: MSPRIATLLSRTIRTSTRSFASTSVNMSAPVRTSAQWSDFGREHVSHGLGRIKDHVIVKGEGLNLHTADGKKLLDFTAGIGVTNLGHCHPAVSKAAAEQINNLVHLQCSIAFHQPYLELIEKLLPVMPHSSLDQFFFWNSGSEAVEAAVKLTRKATGKQNVIVFQGAYHGRTMGSGSMTRSKPIYTQSTGPLMPGVIATPYPYWHSLGVSPSTSEEELVNIAKYQLDLLLRQQTSPKDVAAIFIEPVQGEGGYVPCPPAFMKHLREVCDKHGILLVVDEVQTGFFRTGKYFAVSSIPDFRPDVLVFAKGIANGFPLSGIASTKKLMDTLDVGSLGGTYAGNAVACAAGIAAQEIYASGEIEKNVAARSEQLFTALNKLASSEKTKHLIADVRGVGLMTAIEFRSASDPLTHEGLPEGAKIPKDIGKRVQAYCLEKDLLVLTTSCFDTIRFIPALVINEEEMKRAMDIFTEAVEKVALEA, encoded by the exons ATGTCCCCTCGAATCgccactcttctctctcgGACTATCCGCACCTCCACCAGGTCTttcgcctccacctccgTTAACATGTCTGCCCCTGTCCGCACTTCTGCTCAATGGTCTGACTTTGGCCGTGAACACGTCTCTCATGGTCTTGGTCGAATAAAGGACCATGTCATCGTCAAGGGTGAGGGCCTCAACCTTCATACCGCTGATGGCAAGAAGTTGCTCGACTTCACTGCAGGTATCGGAGTTACTAACCTTGGACA CTGCCACCCCGCGGTCTCcaaggctgctgctgaacAGATCAACAACCTCGTTCACCTCCAGTGCTCCATCGCTTTCCACCAGCCCTATCTTGAACTCATTGAGAAGCTTCTCCCTGTTATGCCCCACTCCTCTCTTGAccagttcttcttctggaaCTCTGGTTCCGAGGCTGTCGAGGCTGCCGTCAAGCTCACCAGAAAGGCTACCGGCAAGCAGAACGTGATTGTCTTCCAGGGCGCTTACCACGGCCGAACCATGGGTTCCGGTTCCATGACTAGGTCTAAGCCCATCTACACCCAGAGCACCGGACCTTTGATG CCCGGCGTCATTGCCACCCCCTACCCGTACTGGCACTCCCTTGGCGTGTCTCCTTCTACTTCCGAGGAGGAACTCGTCAACATCGCCAAGTACCAGCTtgaccttctccttcgtcaGCAAACTAGCCCCAAGGATGTTGccgccatcttcattgAGCCCGTCCAGGGTGAGGG TGGTTACGTTCCTTGCCCTCCTGCCTTTATGAAGCATCTTCGAGAGGTTTGCGACAAGCACGGCATCCTTCTCGTTGTCGATGAAGTTCAGACTGGTTTCTTCCGAACCGGCAAGTACTTTGCCGTCAGTTCCATCCCCGATTTCCGACCCGACGTCCTTGTCTTCGCCAAGGGTATCGCCAACGGTTTCCCCCTCTCCGGTATCGCCTCCACCAAGAAGCTCATGGATACTCTTGATGTTGGTTCTTTGGGTGGCACTTATGCCGGTAACGCCGTTGCCTGTGCCGCTGGTATCGCCGCTCAGGAAATCTATGCCTCTggtgagattgagaagaatGTTGCTGCTCGATCCGAGCAGCTCTTCACCGCCCTCAACAAGCTTGCCTCCTCTGAGAAGACCAAGCACCTTATTGCTGATGTGCGAGGTGTTGGTCTCATGACTGCCATCGAATTCCGTTCTGCTTCCGACCCTCTTACCCACGAGGGATTGCCCGAGGGCGCCAAGATCCCCAAGGACATTGGCAAGAGGGTTCAGGCTTACTGTCTTGAGAAGGACTTATTGGTTCTTACCACCTCTTGCTTCGACACCATTAGGTTCATTCCTGCTTTGGTCATcaacgaggaggagatgaagagggcgaTGGACATTTTCACCGAGGCGGTTGAGAAGGTTGCACTCGAGGCATAG
- a CDS encoding amidophosphoribosyltransferase produces MVRDVFDEAAVAGLKGWMGIGHARYPTAGSSAHAEAQPFYVNSPYGICFAHNGNMVNTPALRQFLDVDAHRHINTDSDSELLLNILANNLQKTGKFRINEEDIFTAVGDLTKACVGAYACVAMIAGFGLVVFRDPNGIRPVGIATRKGVRGGLDYLVASENIVAQGLGFNDWEDVKGGEAIIITREKVTRRQVAEPQVFSPDIFEYVYFARPDSTIDGISVYRSRMAMGEYLAETAKKELAKAGLSVDVVIPVPDTSRVAALQLAQHLGIPYREGFVKNRYVGRTFIMPGQTQRRKNVRRKLNAMPMEFAGKVVMLVDDSIVRGTTSKEIVQMAKDVGAKKVVFASCAPPIRHSNVYGIDMPSPQELVAHGRTTEQIAEHIGVDLVIYQTLEDLVASCKQFNPSIEQFDCSVFTGEYVTGGVDDRYLEHLMRLRNDNAKAKKNQAAVEQSEVQLGCSGPMNGSDSLIGLPNHSPKIGPSAALSPNDTVGLHNSWFGP; encoded by the exons ATGGTCAGGGATGTATTTGATGAGGCTGCCGTTGCTGGTCTCAAGGGCTGGATGGGTATCGGTCACG CTCGATACCCCACGGCGGGCAGTTCTGCTCATGCCGAGGCCCAGCCTTTCTATGTCAACTCTCCTTATGGAATCTGTTTCGCCCAC AACGGCAACATGGTCAACACCCCCGCTTTGAGACAGTTCCTTGATGTCGACGCTCACAGGCATATCAACACCGATTCTGACTctgagcttcttcttaACATTCTTGCCAACAACCTTCAAAAGACTGGAAAGTTCCGTATcaatgaggaagacatCTTCACTGCCGTCGGTGATCTTACCAAAGCCTGTGTCGGTGCCTACGCGTGTGTGGCCATGATTGCTGGTTTTGGTCTTGTGGTCTTTAGGGACCCCAACGGTATCCGACCTGTGGGCATTGCCACCAGGAAAGGTGTCCGAGGCGGTCTTGACTATTTGGTCGCGAGTGAGAACATTGTTGCTCAGGGATTGGGTTTCAACGATTGGGAGGACGTCAAGGGTGGTGaagccatcatcattaccCGTGAAAAAGTCACTCGTCGCCAAGTTGCCGAACCTCAAGTCTTCTCTCCCGACATTTTCGAATATGTCTACTTTGCTCGACCCGACTCCACGATCGACGGTATCAGTGTCTACCGAAGCCGAATGGCCATGGGAGAGTACCTCGCTGAGACAGCCAAAAAGGAGTTGGCCAAGGCTGGTTTGTCTGTGGATGTTGTGATTCCTGTGCCCGACACCTCTCGAGTAGCCGCTTTGCAACTTGCTCAACATCTTGGAATCCCTTACCGAGAAGGGTTTGTCAAGAACCGTTATGTTGGTAGAACTTTCATCATGCCAGGGCAGACGCAACG ACGCAAGAACGTTCGACGAAAGCTCAACGCCATGCCCATGGAGTTTGCTGGCAAGGTTGTCATGCTTGTTGATG ATTCCATCGTTCGAGGCACCACCTCCAAAGAGATTGTTCAAATGGCCAAGGATGTGGGAGCCAAGAAGGTCGTTTTCGCATCCTGTGCGCCTCCCATCCG TCACTCGAACGTTTATGGTATCGACATGCCTTCACCCCAAGAGCTCGTCGCCCATGGTCGAACTACCGAACAAATTGCCGAGCACATTGGCGTCGACCTCGTCATTTACCAAACTCTTGAAGACCTTGTTGCCTCGTGCAAGCAATTTAACCCTTCCATCGAACAATTCGACTGCTCCGTCTTTACCGGTGAATACGTTACCGGCGGTGTCGATGACAGATATCTCGAACACttgatgaggttgagaaaTGACAATGCTAAagccaaaaaaaatcaaGCTGCTGTTGAGCAGTCAGAAGTGCAGCTTGGCTGCAGCGGACCCATGAACGGATCCGACTCTCTTATTGGTTTACCCAACCATTCTCCCAAAATCGGGCCGTCTGCTGCACTTTCTCCCAACGACACTGTCGGTCTTCATAACTCTTGGTTTGGCCCATAG
- a CDS encoding oligosaccharyltransferase complex subunit delta (ribophorin II), producing MLSFLRSTPVLVLLTLLATTSVTAKGALGIKAAKVAITSLDGLNDATYTLKEPTPLPSPIVLSETSSFKLAFSVIDTISGESVYPQQAHLLLEDLQDDDDVTLPITVKSNGKAQITINPAKPHPALLPTRGKFRLTLLLSSLNEYTPLAYPLGEICIPESILQPRPRKRHDLPPRAGEPAFQPEQELFHTFKEDPKTVGWAKSGVGIVVTLAPWGVLLALFGKLSPSLNFQTPPISSYVFLLVLATIETLIFVYWVGLKLYQLLPPFLGLCAIAAYTGLIALRELRERRLKAGGTP from the exons ATGCTTTCGTTTCTCCGAAGTACACCggtcctcgtcctccttaCTTTACTCGCTACGACTTCGGTCACCGCCAAGGGAGCACTTGGAATCAAGGCCGCCAAAGTAGCTATCACATCCCTTGATGGACTGAACGACGCAACCTATAC TCTCAAAGAAcccactcctcttccttcccccaTCGTCCTTTCTGAGACCTCAAGCTTCAAGCTTGCTTTTTCTGTCATTGACACGATATCTGGGGAATCAGTATACCCTCAGCAagcccatcttcttcttgaagacctgcaagatgatgatgatgtgaCTTTGCCCATTACTGTCAAAAGCAACGGCAAGGCTCAAATAACTATA AATCCTGCTAAGCCTCATCCTGCCCTTTTACCTACCCGCGGCAAATTCCGtctcactctccttctttcatcgCTGAACGAATACACTCCTCTCGCTTATCCTTTGGGCGAGATCTGTATTCCTGAATCTATTTTGCAGCCTCGTCCTCGAAAGCGACATGATCTCCCTCCACGAGCTGGTGAACCGGCATTCCAGCCTGAGCAAGAGCTATTCCACACTTTCAAGGAAGACCCTAAGACTGTGGGATGGGCAAAAAGTGGTGTTGGAATTGTAGTAACCCTTGCTCCTTGGGGTGTACTTTTGGCTTTG TTTGGAAAGCTCTCGCCTTCTCTCAATTTCCAAACTCCTCCGATATCGTCCTATGTGTTTTTGCTCGTCCTTGCAACTATTGAAACACTCATCTTCGTTTATTGGGTTGGCCTCAAATTGTACCAA CTCCTGCCCCCTTTCCTCGGCCTCTGTGCTATTGCAGCGTACACCGGCTTGATTGCTCTTCGTGAGCTGAGGGAACGAAGACTGAAAGCCGGAGGAACACCTTGA
- a CDS encoding potassium ion transporter: MPSLRPSLSTLPSYLTLPSRWTKWKAVMVGSLNFYRIHLLTFTVVPFITSGIMYACNTEYHIAYIDCLFCCMSAMTVTGLATVDLSTLSPFQQVILFLQMIIGSLSFVSIVMILVRQYFFRQAFKHVLQERERRRSRLTKTITRVATTAPPILAIRKRFGAGFRGFAKGDTESKNGSPDGSTPSSLELKAVSHSPKKAEDHKHRKKGHQKLHPDMIKRVEGGGVGLINPMGWYDAERAEIPTPAPTPEHRNDMPLPSGKTVAADGKDLSQALEAAVVSGVAQVRQPSGVSEAKHKESKTKLPEAEAEADVADEVSTAFHKRDRTPTPPPSPRHHKIPYAGLQLTDEAFPRSKTIAFEDAIDDSHDHRERGSTTQREGGTFPRTATFRNNAADPRLPYSATMQSNAGNFPRTYSLRPMNSHRPDARMEGFGGFPTPLAIGKKVFRKIFPETSKTLSKTFTVSRTNTLSGRSIGGGSEGKDVPYISFAATIGRNSRFQGLTTEQMDELGGVEYRALRVLLYIVVGYVIFMPLAAFVIIAPYISAGNRYDYVFDEQPRVVGIPWFSLFQSISAFTNTGMSLCDTSMLPFQKAYLMIVVMIILIFAGNTAFPVFLRCTVWVIYKCVPESSRVRESLKFLLDHPRRCFVYLFPSTQTWVLALVMLSLTLIDWVSFLVLDLGTEVIMSIPVGTRIAAGFLQSAAVRAAGFSIVPLAELAPAVKVLYVVMMYISVYPIALSVRSTNVYEEKSLGLFGDEVEEDVLSEEGSGAHAVAKYIGWHARRQLAFDIWWLAFALWLVCIIERGHIDNDQEWFNIFNILFELVSAYATVGLSLGVPYDNYSFCGGFRKLSKLVVIIVMLRGRHRGLPVAIDRAVMLPKDFTAAEETAFEEERSRRASRMGSMFNEDVFGMRRDSFNRISSPQEMSSISGPASANAVHDQQHGGVQFENPHQHRRSSSLGPTSPPADAGLFNPSRETSGEDRWPPMGLSGGLTPVREMSRRPIRKDYFDGDPLEV, from the exons ATGCCTTCCCTCAGACCATCACTCTCCACTCTGCCCTCTTACCTCACCTTACCATCCAGATGGACAAAATGGAAGGCTGTCATGGTGGGCTCCCTCAACTTTTATCGAATCCACCTTCTTACCTTTACAGTT GTTCCTTTCATTACTTCCGGCATCATGTATGCCTGTAACACGGAGTATCACATAGCTTACATCGATTGTCTCTTCTGTTGTATGTCTGCCATGACCGTGACTGGGCTGGCAACTGTGGATCTGAGCACTCTGAGCCCTTTCCAGCAAGTGATATTGTTTCTTCAAATGATCATCGGAAGTCTG TCGTTTGTATCGATCGTTATGATATTGGTTAGGCA GTACTTCTTTCGACAAGCTTTCAAGCATGTCCTACAAGaacgagaaagaagaagatcacgTCTAACCAAGACTATCACTCGGGTGGCCACAACGGCCCCACCTATATTAGCTATACGGAAAAGATTTGGCGCTGGTTTTCGCGGATTTGCCAAG GGTGATACTGAATCAAAAAATGGGTCTCCGGATGGTTCAACACCATCGTCTTTAGAGTTGAAAGCCGTCTCTCACTCGCCAAAGAAGGCCGAAGATCACAAGCATCGGAAAAAGGGTCATCAGAAGTTACACCCAGACATGATCAAACGTGttgaaggtggaggcgTTGGTTTGATCAATCCCATGGGATGGTACGACGCCGAGCGAGCCGAAATTCCAACCCCTGCACCCACGCCCGAACACAGAAATGACATGCCATTGCCGTCCGGTAAGACTGTGGCTGCTGATGGAAAAGACTTATCCCAAGCTTTGGAGGCAGCTGTTGTCAGCGGAGTAGCACAGGTGCGGCAACCGTCGGGGGTCTCCGAAGCGAAGCACAAGGAGTCAAAAACAAAACTGCCCGAggctgaagctgaagctGATGTGGCTGACGAAGTCAGCACAGCATTTCACAAACG TGACCGAACGCCtactccacctccatccccCCGTCATCACAAGATACCATATGCCGGTTTACAACTTACAGATG AGGCCTTTCCCAGGTCCAAGACGATTGCTTTTGAGGATGCAATTGACGATAGCCATGACCATCGAGAACGAGGTTCAACCACTCAAAGAGAAGGCGGCACGTTCCCAAGGACAGCTACTTTCCGTAATAATGCTGCAGATC CTCGACTGCCTTACTCTGCCACCATGCAGTCTAACGCTGGTAATTTTCCTCGCACTTACTCTCTTCGCCCAATGAACAGTCATCGCCCCGACGCAAGGATGGAGGGGTTTGGTGGTTTTCCGACACCTCTAGCAATTGGTAAAAAGGTTTTTCGCAAGATTTTTCCAGAAACATCCAAAACCCTTTCAAAAACATTCACAGTATCTCGAACCAATACACTAAGTGGACGTAGTATAGGAGGTGGGTCGGAAGGCAAAGACGTTCCGTATATATCTTTCGCTGCGACTATTGGAAGGAACAGTCGTTTCCAGGGTTTAACCACCGAACAGATGGATGAACTGGGAGGTGTAGAATACCGCGCTCTTCGAGTACTTCTCTACATCGTCGTAGGC TATGTCATCTTCATGCCACTCGCCGCGTTTGTCATCATAGCCCCCTATATTTCCGCTGGAAACCGTTATGACTACGTATTTGACGAACAGCCGAGAGTCGTTGGGATTCCCTGGTTCTCTTTATTCCAATCTATCTCAGCTTTTACCAACACTGGCATGAGTTTATGCGATACAAGCATGCTGCCGTTCCAAAAAGCATACCTTATGATAGTCG TTATGATAATTTTAATCTTTGCTGGAAATACTGCCTTC CCTGTATT CCTCCGTTGTACAGT ATGGGTTATATACAAATGTGTTCCGGAGTCTTCACGCGTTCGAGAGTCTCTCAAGTTCCTACTCGATCACCCTCGAAG GTGTTTTGTTTACCTTTTCCCGTCTACCCAAACATGGGTACTCGCTCTTGTCATGCTTAGCCTCAC TCTCATTGATTGGGTCAGCTTTTTGGTTCTCGACTTGGGCACCGA AGTCATCATGTCTATACCTGTTGGGACTAGAATAGCCGCAGGGTTTCTACAGTCTGCTGCTGTTCGTGCTGCAGGTTTCAGTATCGTTCCTCTCGCAGAGCTTGCGCCGGCTGTCAAAGTTCTTTACGTTGTTATGATG TACATCTCTGTTTATCCTATCGCGCTGTCGGTGCGATCTACGAACGTATATGAAGAGAAAAGTCTTGGTTTGTTTGGTGACGAagtcgaggaagatgttctgtctgaagagggaagtggTGCTCATGCAGTAGCAAAATATATTGGTTGGCACGCGAGACGTCAGCTAGCATTTG ATATTTGGTGGCTTGCTTTTGCATTATGGCTCGTCTGCATTATAGAG CGAGGGCATATTGACAACGATCAAGAATGGTTCAACATTTTCAACATCCTTTTTGAATTGGTTAGCGCTTATGCGACTGTGGGTTTGAGCCTAGGAGTGCCCTATGATAACTATTC CTTTTGCGGTGGCTTCCGAAAACTATCGAAATTAGTGGTGATAATTGTCATGCTACGCGGCAGACATAGAGGCTTGCCTGTTGCC ATCGATCGTGCCGTGATGC TACCAAAGGACTTTACTGCTGCCGAGGAGACTGCtttcgaagaagagcgtTCTAGGCGTGCGTCACGAATGGGAAGCATGTTTAATGAAGACGTCTTTGGCATGCGTAGGGATTCTTTCAATCgcatctcttcccctcaAGAAATGAGTTCCATTTCTGGACCAGCGTCTGCTAATGCGGTCCATGATCAGCAGCACGGCGGTGTGCAGTTTGAAAATCCCCACCAGCATCGTCGATCAAGCTCCTTGGGACCTACCTCGCCTCCCGCTGATGCGGGGTTATTTAACCCGTCTAGAGAAACAAGCGGTGAAGATCGATGGCCTCCAATGGGGTTGAGTGGAGGTTTGACGCCGGTGAGAGAAATGAGCAGGCGACCTATACGAAAAGATTATTTCGATGGTGACCCGCTAGAGgtgtga